CAGATGCAAGAAGTAGTTGCCGGAATTTTAATGTCGTTCGATGTCGTTGCACTGTATTTAATTGCTACAAATGTTAAGGCAAAATGGTTATTAGCTTTATGGACGGCATTTTTACATATGCTTTTTCCGTTACTGGGTTACCGATTTGGAGAATGGCTTGCCGTCTATTTAACCAGCTGGGCATCAGGTCTTTCGACACTGTTGTTGTTTTTTGTGGGGCTGCAGTTACTGCTCTCGAAGAAAGAGGAAAGTTTTCCGGCAATGTCTCTCCCGATAATTGCGATTTTCGCCAGTATTGACACCTTTTCAGTTAGCCTATCTTTTGGTATGCTAAATTTACAAAAATATGTTTTTATCGTTAGTGCAGGCCTATCAACATTTATATTGTCATATGCTGCATTGGTAATAGCGCAAAAGTCGCCAATATTTAAAAATAATGCATTAAAAAAAGTGGCAGGAATCCTACTGATTATTATGAGTGTGATGCTACTAAAATGGTGAATTAGAGGGTGTGAGGAACATGAATATTTATTTTATTTGTACAGGCAATACATGTAGAAGTCCTATGGCAGCAGCAATTTTACAAGCAAAAAACTATGAGAATATTACTGTGCGTTCAGCAGGTATTTATGCACATAAAGGCAATGAAATGTCCCTGAACGCAAAGGAAATATTACACAGGAAAAATATTTCGCAATCACACCGTTCATCGCAATTTACGGTAGAAGATGCACAATGGGCGGATTTGATTTTAACAATGACGACCGCTCATAAAGAAATGGTCCTCCGTTTGGCAGGAGAAGCGGCACATAAAACATTTACATTAAAGGAATATGTAGAAATGGAATCACTTGATATTCAGGATCCATTCGGTGGGAACCTGCAAGTTTATGAACAAACGTATGAGCAATTGAACGAAGCAATTAACAAGCTGGAAACTAAATTGAAATTGGAGGATAAAATTTAACATGAACGCTCAGAAAAAGATCTTTAGTTTGCGCCGAAAGCTCGTATTGTTCGTCGGGATATTAGCGCTGATTACTTACACTAGCAGTTTTGTATTTATCGAATATTTACATCCGATGTTTTTTGAATCGACAAGCACAAGTACATTTCAGATTATTACCTATTTATTAGGAATCTTTTGGTCATGCGCATTGGCAGCTGTATTCGGTTTAGTCATTGTTCGCCCTTTACAGCAGTTGGAGCGCAGTGCAAACCATGTAGCGGAAGGTAAAATCGGACAAGATGTCGAAATGCCGAAAACAAATGATGAAATCCGCTCTGTAGCAGAAGCATTCCAAACGATGGTGATGAATTTACGCAAGATGGTAAACGGTATTGAAGACAACTACAAGTCAACCGATGAAACGATTTTGAAACTATCGGAAGAAAGTATTTCGGTTACGAACAACGCCGAGCAAATAACAAGTAATATTAGCCAAATTTCATTAGGGGCTGAATCTTCGGCAGTAGCCATTCAAGAAACGGTGGAAGCCATCGAGGAAGTCCGTGCATTAGCTGCGGAAGTGAACAATAAAGCATTACATACAGCAAGTCGCTCAAAAAATCTTTTAACAAACTTAACATCTACAACGGATTCGATTCATGGTGTTGTAAATAGTATTAAAAAAATCGCGACAGACAATGAAAATTCATTGGTAAATATTCGCGAGCTTGAAAAAAATGCGGAGCAGATTGAGCGGATTATAAGTTTAGTAGGCGATATCGCAGGACAAACAAACTTACTTGCGTTAAACGCATCAATTGAAGCGGCAAGAGCTGGCGAACATGGAAAGGGCTTTGCAGTTGTTGCAGAAGAAGTCCGTAGTTTGGCAGACGAAAGTGCAAGCGCTGTTCAGGGGATCACAACACTGATCCAAACGATGCAGCAAAATGTTTCGGTTGTAGTAAAACAGATGAACGAACAAGTTTCATTTGCGGTAAACGAATCTTCACGTGTTTCTGAAACAACGACAGCAGTTGAAGGTATGACAAAATCTGTTTATGAAATGGCCGATGATGTCGTTCAAATTTCAGAATTAGTCGCACAGCAAATGAAAAATATTGAACATACATCACATCAATCGCAGGAAGTGGCGGCTATTGCCGAGCAAACATCTGCAAGTGCACAGGAAGTAACATCCGCTTCACTTGAACAGGCCGAAGCAATCAAGCAAGTGGAAGAACTGGCAAGCAACTTAAAGCAACAATCTGCCGAGCTATATCGGATGATTCAACAATTCGACCGTACGCAGTAGAGTGGAATATAGTTTAGAAACCCCAATTGGTTTATCAGTTGGGGATTTTTGTTTTGGGAGCGCATGAGGGTTTCTAATAAGTGGCGGAGATTTTCTAATAAACGCGGGGAAGTTCTAATAAAATGCTGAACTTCCAATATATCCGTTCATTGTTCTAAAAAGCTGCTCGGATTGTCTAATAAAGGTGACGGAAGTTCAAATAAACGGGGCCGATTTTCTAATATCCGAAGTAGATCTTCTAATAAACCTTACCCGAGGCACCGCACCCCCCTGTTTCAAATACAAAAAGTCTGGGTATGGTACACTATTGTTTACAATAATTAGTCCTGGGGGGATTTATATTGAACAAAATGAAGTACTGGTTACTGATGGGAGTAGTTGTAGCGGGTCTTGCTGGATGTGGAGACGCAGAGGATGCGGATACGACAGATTCAGTTGACTCAACACCAGCCGAATCCACTGAATCATCAGAAGGAACGGGCTCAACGGATGTTTCTGCAGGTGAAAAAGTGGCAAATGCCAGCTGTGTAGGGTGTCATGGTGGAGATTTAACGGGAGCAATGGGACCAAACTTAACGACGACTTCTTTATCAAAAGAAGAAATTATTGATGTATTGGTCAATGGTAAAGGCGCAATGCCACCGGGTACAGCAAATGGTGAAGAAGAAGCGGTAGCAGAATACATTCTATCATTACAATAACGGTTAAAGACCACTCCTCGTC
This genomic window from Solibacillus sp. FSL R5-0449 contains:
- a CDS encoding manganese efflux pump; this encodes MQEVVAGILMSFDVVALYLIATNVKAKWLLALWTAFLHMLFPLLGYRFGEWLAVYLTSWASGLSTLLLFFVGLQLLLSKKEESFPAMSLPIIAIFASIDTFSVSLSFGMLNLQKYVFIVSAGLSTFILSYAALVIAQKSPIFKNNALKKVAGILLIIMSVMLLKW
- a CDS encoding low molecular weight protein arginine phosphatase, coding for MNIYFICTGNTCRSPMAAAILQAKNYENITVRSAGIYAHKGNEMSLNAKEILHRKNISQSHRSSQFTVEDAQWADLILTMTTAHKEMVLRLAGEAAHKTFTLKEYVEMESLDIQDPFGGNLQVYEQTYEQLNEAINKLETKLKLEDKI
- a CDS encoding HAMP domain-containing methyl-accepting chemotaxis protein, whose product is MNAQKKIFSLRRKLVLFVGILALITYTSSFVFIEYLHPMFFESTSTSTFQIITYLLGIFWSCALAAVFGLVIVRPLQQLERSANHVAEGKIGQDVEMPKTNDEIRSVAEAFQTMVMNLRKMVNGIEDNYKSTDETILKLSEESISVTNNAEQITSNISQISLGAESSAVAIQETVEAIEEVRALAAEVNNKALHTASRSKNLLTNLTSTTDSIHGVVNSIKKIATDNENSLVNIRELEKNAEQIERIISLVGDIAGQTNLLALNASIEAARAGEHGKGFAVVAEEVRSLADESASAVQGITTLIQTMQQNVSVVVKQMNEQVSFAVNESSRVSETTTAVEGMTKSVYEMADDVVQISELVAQQMKNIEHTSHQSQEVAAIAEQTSASAQEVTSASLEQAEAIKQVEELASNLKQQSAELYRMIQQFDRTQ
- a CDS encoding cytochrome c, with the translated sequence MKYWLLMGVVVAGLAGCGDAEDADTTDSVDSTPAESTESSEGTGSTDVSAGEKVANASCVGCHGGDLTGAMGPNLTTTSLSKEEIIDVLVNGKGAMPPGTANGEEEAVAEYILSLQ